A DNA window from Vibrio cidicii contains the following coding sequences:
- a CDS encoding helicase-related protein, protein MTALPIDSVKSQFETKILHSHLVVEAETGSGKSTRLPLWASEHGRVLVIEPRRIACTSLAQYLAQQSGSALGVQVGYAIKLKAVFEKNTPIVFVTPGVALRWFAEDGLKSFDIVLIDEFHERRWDMDLLTAMLKVRGEHRLIVTSATMAGDRLVSYLAAQRIVSHGRCFPVEVQHLAQESRQLPQKKFLERSVVETIGNELTRGGEDILVFLPGRKEIAQVAQALRAFTDIMVVTLHASVSDEERQRALTVQPLRKVVLATNVAETSLTIPNITCVIDSGLERRNVQRNGRTALVLSTISKASAAQRAGRAGRVMAGRCLRLFGEHAPMELATPPQLQREDLTEPMLSAACCGYQLAELPFLDPLPEKSLAQASEVLRTMQAIDQLGRVTEHGKILNPLPIDTLYADLVTRMPSKALKEAMIDLAAALSVPANLYQLAGGEQAQELDAAEPNLCDVTLLIGLVRGKRYPGVNIDEQALTEAMGLAEQMRALFELPELEVTSRYQREALAKAIATLHPELLFVRRAKRQEALGNGQMEMLVGKQSRFGDKAQAAVVLDSHSLPGRGVKQTLNLASVMMPVALTLIDELDLGEWRQGESCLQTEQGQVLMERIFAGRVVTSKLVQPQGESAIQAIIAQVKSGQLLDGFYTERHQQIEHWKLFCALGLNDDNSVHSKEVSFDVWFAEQLEALGVNTLEEMALFEAADFPFAGIPDWQYADFAQHYPLSLTLSDLQLQVEYFPARKLVQVVHCGGNRKEDPKRWELPRFSGWKVQYRKASRIVDVR, encoded by the coding sequence ATGACGGCTCTGCCCATCGATAGTGTCAAATCACAATTTGAAACAAAAATTTTACATTCTCATTTGGTGGTAGAGGCAGAAACCGGCTCAGGAAAGTCAACGCGTTTACCATTGTGGGCGTCAGAACATGGCCGGGTGTTGGTGATAGAACCGCGCCGTATCGCCTGCACGTCATTGGCGCAATACCTAGCGCAGCAGTCAGGCTCGGCACTTGGCGTTCAGGTCGGCTACGCGATAAAACTCAAAGCGGTTTTTGAAAAGAATACACCGATTGTGTTTGTCACACCCGGTGTGGCGCTGCGCTGGTTTGCCGAGGACGGTCTAAAATCGTTTGATATTGTTTTGATTGACGAATTTCATGAACGCCGTTGGGATATGGACCTACTCACCGCGATGTTGAAAGTGCGTGGCGAGCATCGTTTGATCGTTACGTCAGCGACCATGGCGGGAGATCGCTTGGTCAGCTATCTTGCGGCTCAGCGCATCGTCTCTCACGGGCGCTGCTTTCCGGTCGAAGTGCAGCATCTGGCGCAAGAGAGCAGGCAGTTGCCGCAGAAGAAATTTCTAGAACGCTCCGTGGTTGAGACCATCGGCAATGAACTGACGCGAGGCGGGGAAGATATTTTAGTGTTTTTGCCCGGGCGAAAAGAGATAGCGCAAGTGGCGCAGGCGCTAAGAGCCTTCACTGACATTATGGTGGTGACGCTGCATGCCAGTGTGAGTGACGAAGAAAGGCAGCGAGCATTAACCGTCCAGCCGCTGCGAAAAGTGGTTCTTGCCACCAATGTGGCTGAAACCTCGCTGACCATTCCTAACATCACCTGCGTGATCGACTCCGGCTTAGAGCGGCGTAATGTGCAACGCAACGGAAGAACCGCGCTGGTATTAAGTACCATTTCCAAAGCGAGTGCAGCGCAGCGAGCGGGGCGCGCAGGTCGAGTGATGGCTGGCCGTTGTCTAAGACTGTTTGGCGAACATGCGCCGATGGAGCTGGCTACACCACCACAGTTACAGCGTGAGGATCTCACCGAGCCGATGCTCTCTGCAGCTTGTTGTGGCTATCAATTGGCTGAGTTGCCGTTTCTCGACCCGTTGCCGGAAAAATCGCTTGCTCAGGCCAGCGAAGTACTGCGTACCATGCAAGCCATCGATCAACTCGGGCGTGTGACAGAACACGGTAAAATACTCAATCCACTGCCGATTGATACACTGTACGCCGACCTTGTTACACGTATGCCCAGCAAAGCGCTTAAAGAGGCGATGATTGACCTTGCCGCGGCGCTCTCGGTGCCCGCTAACTTGTATCAGCTCGCTGGTGGCGAACAAGCGCAAGAGCTCGATGCTGCTGAACCGAACTTGTGTGATGTCACGTTATTGATTGGCCTAGTACGCGGCAAACGCTATCCCGGCGTCAACATCGATGAGCAAGCTCTGACAGAGGCGATGGGGCTGGCAGAGCAAATGCGCGCTCTGTTTGAGTTACCAGAACTGGAGGTGACGTCGCGCTATCAGCGGGAAGCGCTGGCAAAAGCAATCGCCACGTTACACCCAGAGCTGCTGTTTGTTCGCCGCGCCAAAAGGCAGGAGGCGCTTGGTAACGGCCAGATGGAGATGCTGGTGGGCAAACAGAGCCGCTTTGGGGACAAGGCGCAAGCAGCAGTAGTGCTGGATAGCCACTCTTTGCCCGGTCGCGGCGTTAAGCAGACGCTCAATCTCGCTTCGGTAATGATGCCCGTGGCGCTAACCTTGATTGATGAGCTCGATCTGGGAGAGTGGCGTCAGGGGGAAAGTTGCTTACAGACCGAACAAGGCCAAGTGTTGATGGAGCGAATATTCGCCGGACGCGTTGTTACCAGCAAGCTCGTGCAGCCGCAAGGTGAAAGTGCGATTCAAGCGATAATCGCGCAGGTGAAGTCGGGTCAACTTCTGGACGGATTTTACACCGAGCGCCACCAACAGATTGAACATTGGAAACTTTTTTGTGCATTAGGCCTGAATGACGATAATTCAGTTCACAGTAAAGAAGTGAGTTTTGATGTTTGGTTTGCCGAGCAGCTAGAGGCATTGGGGGTGAATACTCTGGAAGAGATGGCGCTGTTTGAAGCCGCCGACTTTCCTTTTGCTGGCATTCCAGACTGGCAATACGCCGATTTTGCACAGCACTATCCGTTATCGTTGACCTTATCGGATCTGCAATTGCAGGTGGAGTATTTCCCGGCGCGTAAGCTGGTGCAGGTGGTCCACTGTGGCGGCAATCGTAAAGAAGATCCGAAACGTTGGGAGTTGCCGCGCTTTTCAGGTTGGAAAGTCCAGTATCGTAAAGCGAGCCGTATAGTCGATGTGCGTTAG
- a CDS encoding NAD-dependent malic enzyme, with the protein MNNDKRPLYIPFAGPALLSTPLLNKGSAFSSEERVSFNLEGLLPETTETIQEQVERAYMQYKAFESDMDKHIYLRNIQDTNETLFYRLVQNHITEMMPIIYTPTVGAACENFSNIYRRGRGLFVSYANRDRIDDLLNNASNHNVKVIVVTDGERILGLGDQGIGGMGIPIGKLSLYTACGGISPAYTLPIVLDVGTNNPQRLADPMYMGWRHPRITGPDYDAFIDEFMQAVHRRWPDALIQFEDFAQKNAMPLLERYKNRVCCFNDDIQGTAAVTVGSLLAACKAAGSKLSEQRITFLGAGSAGCGIAEAIIAQMVSEGISDEQARSQVFMVDRWGLLQEGMPNLLDFQQRLVQKHAVTGEWQSEGNGFSLFDVVMNAKPTVLIGVSGAPGLFTQEIIEEMHKHCPRPIIFPLSNPTSRVEAIPADIIRWTKGEALVATGSPFDPVIHEGKTYPIAQCNNSYIFPGIGLGVLAVNARRVTDEMLMESSRALATCSPLAIHGRGALLPPLEEIHTVSKRIAYAVAKKAIEQGVALEIADDALQVAIEQHFWQPVYRRYKRTAF; encoded by the coding sequence ATGAATAACGATAAACGCCCACTTTACATCCCTTTCGCGGGCCCTGCGCTTCTCAGCACGCCACTACTCAACAAAGGAAGCGCATTTTCCAGTGAAGAACGCGTTTCTTTTAACCTTGAAGGTCTGCTTCCCGAAACGACAGAGACCATTCAGGAGCAAGTTGAACGTGCTTACATGCAGTACAAAGCATTCGAAAGCGACATGGATAAGCACATCTACTTGCGTAACATTCAAGATACCAACGAAACGCTGTTCTACCGTTTGGTACAAAATCACATCACCGAAATGATGCCGATCATTTATACGCCAACGGTTGGCGCGGCATGTGAAAACTTTTCTAATATCTATCGCCGTGGCCGCGGGCTGTTTGTCTCTTACGCCAACCGCGATCGCATCGATGACCTGCTCAACAATGCGTCGAACCATAACGTCAAGGTGATTGTTGTTACCGACGGTGAGCGTATTCTGGGTTTGGGTGACCAAGGGATCGGCGGGATGGGCATTCCTATCGGAAAACTTTCTCTCTACACCGCCTGTGGCGGCATCAGCCCTGCGTATACGCTACCTATTGTGCTCGATGTCGGTACCAATAACCCACAACGTTTGGCAGACCCAATGTACATGGGCTGGCGTCATCCACGCATTACTGGCCCAGATTACGATGCATTTATTGATGAGTTCATGCAGGCAGTACATCGCCGCTGGCCGGATGCGCTGATCCAGTTTGAAGATTTTGCGCAGAAAAACGCCATGCCGCTGCTTGAGCGGTACAAAAATCGCGTCTGCTGTTTCAACGATGACATCCAAGGAACTGCTGCCGTGACGGTCGGTTCGCTACTGGCGGCGTGTAAAGCGGCAGGTAGCAAGTTGTCAGAGCAGCGTATTACTTTCTTGGGTGCTGGATCTGCGGGCTGCGGCATTGCAGAGGCCATTATCGCGCAGATGGTATCGGAAGGCATTTCGGATGAACAAGCGCGCTCGCAAGTATTCATGGTTGACCGTTGGGGCCTCTTGCAAGAAGGCATGCCAAATCTACTCGATTTCCAACAGCGTTTAGTGCAAAAACACGCCGTCACCGGCGAGTGGCAATCGGAAGGCAACGGATTCTCTCTGTTTGATGTGGTGATGAACGCCAAACCGACGGTGCTGATCGGTGTCTCTGGTGCCCCCGGTCTGTTTACCCAAGAGATCATCGAAGAGATGCACAAACACTGCCCGCGTCCAATCATCTTCCCACTGTCAAACCCGACCAGCCGTGTGGAAGCAATTCCGGCTGATATTATTCGCTGGACCAAAGGTGAAGCGCTGGTGGCAACTGGCAGCCCGTTTGATCCGGTGATTCATGAAGGCAAAACCTACCCGATCGCCCAGTGCAACAACAGCTACATTTTCCCGGGTATTGGCCTTGGCGTGTTGGCGGTTAACGCGCGACGCGTCACTGACGAAATGCTGATGGAATCGAGCCGCGCGCTAGCGACCTGTTCGCCGTTGGCGATTCATGGTCGTGGCGCCCTGCTGCCACCACTGGAAGAGATCCATACGGTATCTAAACGCATCGCCTATGCGGTAGCGAAGAAGGCCATTGAACAAGGCGTCGCGTTGGAGATCGCCGACGATGCTCTGCAAGTGGCCATTGAACAGCATTTCTGGCAACCGGTCTATCGTCGTTACAAACGTACCGCGTTCTAA
- a CDS encoding ElyC/SanA/YdcF family protein, which yields MLVFVLLILFAVAVIAVDRWVSYQASERIITSYDQVRPFDVAVVLGTSKYIGKTLNSYYTHRIEAAIELYRLDKVQHFLLSGDNAHRSYNEPWTMKRDLLKAGVPETAIHLDYAGFRTLDSIVRAKKIFVTENFLIITQRFHCERALLIANAYHINAQCLAVAGPDNPSQTWSVRIREVFARSKALLDLYIIDTQPRFLGPQQPILREADDGDAPLSDTIPAANG from the coding sequence CTGCTGGTGTTTGTGTTGCTGATCCTGTTTGCCGTCGCGGTCATCGCGGTTGACCGCTGGGTCAGCTATCAAGCGAGTGAACGCATCATCACCTCTTACGACCAAGTACGGCCATTCGATGTCGCAGTGGTACTTGGCACCAGCAAATACATCGGTAAGACACTCAACAGCTATTACACACACCGAATTGAAGCTGCAATTGAGCTCTATCGCTTAGACAAGGTGCAACACTTTTTGCTCAGCGGTGACAACGCCCATCGCTCCTACAACGAACCTTGGACAATGAAACGCGATCTGCTCAAAGCGGGCGTGCCTGAAACGGCCATTCATCTCGACTATGCTGGTTTTCGTACGCTCGACTCGATTGTGCGGGCAAAAAAGATTTTTGTTACCGAAAACTTTCTCATCATCACGCAACGTTTTCACTGTGAGCGCGCACTTCTTATCGCGAATGCATACCACATTAACGCGCAGTGTCTAGCGGTTGCCGGGCCGGACAACCCATCGCAAACGTGGTCGGTGCGTATTCGCGAAGTTTTTGCGCGTAGCAAAGCACTGCTGGATCTCTACATTATTGATACTCAACCTCGTTTTCTCGGACCTCAGCAACCCATTCTGCGCGAAGCGGACGATGGAGATGCCCCCCTGTCTGACACCATCCCTGCGGCCAATGGGTAG
- a CDS encoding DASS family sodium-coupled anion symporter, whose product MTALVVTLRNWFFTRNSMIFIANILLFITLLETLPFDPKVVIGLSILTFVAVLWLTEAIHVSITALLVPLLAIFSGIFDTQAALNNFSNSIIFLFLGGFALAAALHKQKLDQAIADKVLLIAGGKMSTAVFMLFGVSAGLSMWISNTATTAMMLPLVLGVMSKLDREKSHNTYLFVLLGIAYCASIGGIATIVGSPPNAIAAAEVGLDFTGWMKLGMPITFLLLPIALIVLYSMTKPNLKHSFELDHKPVEWTNGKLITLAIFLVTVTLWIFSKPINGMLGGFKSFDTLVAIGAILALGVSRAVEWKDIEKTTDWGVLILFGGGICLSNVLKATGTSVFLAQGLSAFLDQAGMLLTILAVVTFVVFLTEFASNTASAALLVPVFATIAEALGISPVILSALIAISASCAFMLPVATPPNAIVFATGHIKQSEMMRIGMVLNIACIAALTLFAAIFW is encoded by the coding sequence ATGACTGCACTCGTCGTTACTCTACGAAACTGGTTTTTCACCAGAAACAGCATGATATTTATCGCCAATATTTTGTTGTTTATCACTCTGCTGGAGACGCTACCGTTTGACCCCAAAGTGGTGATCGGTTTAAGCATTCTCACTTTCGTCGCGGTATTGTGGCTGACAGAAGCAATCCACGTCAGTATCACCGCTTTATTGGTGCCACTGCTGGCGATTTTCTCCGGTATTTTCGACACGCAAGCTGCGCTAAACAACTTTTCTAACTCGATCATTTTCCTATTTCTAGGCGGTTTTGCTCTCGCAGCAGCACTGCACAAGCAAAAACTTGATCAGGCAATTGCGGATAAAGTGTTGCTGATTGCAGGCGGCAAAATGTCAACGGCGGTATTCATGCTGTTTGGTGTCAGCGCCGGTTTGTCGATGTGGATTTCGAACACTGCCACCACCGCAATGATGTTGCCACTGGTTTTGGGCGTGATGAGCAAACTTGACCGCGAGAAAAGCCATAACACCTACCTGTTTGTGCTGCTGGGCATCGCTTACTGCGCGTCGATTGGCGGGATCGCCACCATCGTCGGTAGCCCGCCGAACGCCATCGCGGCAGCGGAAGTTGGCCTCGATTTCACTGGCTGGATGAAACTCGGCATGCCGATCACCTTCTTGCTATTGCCAATCGCACTAATCGTTCTCTACAGCATGACCAAGCCAAACCTCAAGCATTCATTTGAGCTCGACCACAAACCGGTTGAGTGGACCAATGGCAAGCTGATCACTCTAGCGATCTTCTTAGTCACGGTGACTCTGTGGATCTTCTCTAAACCGATTAACGGTATGCTCGGTGGCTTTAAAAGCTTCGATACATTGGTTGCCATCGGCGCCATCCTAGCCCTCGGCGTTTCTCGCGCGGTTGAGTGGAAAGACATCGAAAAAACCACCGATTGGGGCGTTCTAATCCTATTTGGCGGCGGTATCTGCTTGAGTAATGTGCTAAAAGCAACTGGCACCAGCGTCTTCCTCGCTCAAGGGCTCAGTGCTTTCCTTGACCAAGCGGGCATGCTGCTGACTATCTTAGCGGTAGTGACTTTCGTGGTGTTCTTAACCGAATTTGCCAGTAACACCGCCAGTGCAGCGCTGCTTGTTCCTGTGTTTGCCACCATTGCGGAAGCACTAGGGATTTCGCCAGTGATTCTTTCTGCGTTGATTGCGATTTCAGCCTCCTGTGCATTTATGCTGCCAGTAGCCACGCCCCCCAATGCGATTGTGTTTGCCACCGGACACATCAAGCAGAGTGAAATGATGCGTATTGGTATGGTGCTCAACATCGCCTGCATCGCCGCGCTCACTCTTTTCGCCGCGATTTTTTGGTAA
- a CDS encoding CIA30 family protein yields MKSIPKLVFALAICTIALFLLYRALGDTRVLLVTPDQFAFYSNDDRLDGGVSQSEMHTHNQALDLQCQLKLENYPWPYCGISIHTDTATKTQGLDLSNYHTVRLRLRYDAPESGEPRLRFYLRNFNPSYSIAEKEYSYKYNGVEFSVAQGDQTIEIPLANLQVMSWWLSDNKIPIAESGPEFTNIVRIDLATGSGAPLGNHHLQVESIEFEGAYLAKETLLTTLLFSWVLLGLVFSLNELRKSNRAFLEVRARQLHLKKLNADLRAQNYEFAELAHRDALTGAMNRHAVRDWLNQTARQVRWGQESLSLLYLDLDKFKHINDRYGHQMGDDILREFVMVVASLLEGDERLVRWGGEEFVVFCPGTHLPQASEKAERLRRHVAQHIWLHGGRLTCSIGVAEMGAERVTEVMARADEALYQAKHRGRNRVEVNYGNTAASA; encoded by the coding sequence ATGAAATCGATCCCTAAACTGGTGTTCGCTTTGGCAATCTGTACCATCGCGCTGTTTTTGCTCTATCGGGCGCTAGGCGATACACGCGTGTTACTTGTCACGCCAGATCAGTTCGCTTTTTATTCCAATGATGATCGTCTCGATGGCGGAGTCAGCCAGTCGGAAATGCATACCCACAACCAAGCCCTTGATCTGCAATGCCAACTCAAACTGGAAAACTACCCGTGGCCATATTGTGGTATTTCCATTCACACCGATACGGCGACAAAAACGCAGGGGCTTGATCTTTCCAACTATCATACAGTCAGGCTGCGGCTTCGCTATGATGCACCAGAGAGTGGCGAGCCTCGACTGCGCTTCTATTTGCGCAACTTCAATCCGAGCTATTCGATAGCAGAAAAGGAGTACAGCTATAAATACAACGGAGTGGAGTTTAGCGTCGCTCAAGGTGACCAGACGATTGAAATTCCTCTGGCTAACTTGCAAGTGATGAGCTGGTGGCTGTCAGACAACAAAATTCCGATTGCTGAATCGGGACCAGAGTTCACCAACATTGTACGCATCGATTTAGCGACGGGTTCGGGAGCACCCTTGGGTAATCACCATCTGCAAGTCGAAAGCATCGAATTTGAAGGTGCATATCTTGCCAAAGAGACACTGCTGACCACACTACTCTTTTCTTGGGTGTTACTTGGATTGGTGTTTTCCCTCAATGAGCTGCGCAAAAGTAATCGAGCCTTTCTTGAGGTGCGTGCGCGTCAATTGCACTTGAAAAAGCTCAACGCCGATTTACGTGCGCAAAACTATGAGTTTGCTGAACTGGCACATCGCGATGCCTTGACCGGAGCGATGAACCGTCATGCAGTGCGCGATTGGCTTAATCAAACCGCTCGGCAAGTGCGCTGGGGGCAAGAATCGTTGTCGCTACTCTATCTCGATCTCGATAAATTCAAGCACATCAATGACCGCTATGGCCATCAGATGGGGGATGACATTCTCCGTGAGTTTGTCATGGTGGTCGCCAGTTTGCTCGAAGGGGATGAACGGTTAGTCCGCTGGGGCGGGGAAGAGTTTGTCGTGTTTTGCCCAGGGACCCATTTACCTCAAGCGAGTGAAAAAGCAGAGCGCTTGCGCCGTCACGTTGCACAGCATATTTGGTTACATGGTGGACGGTTGACGTGCAGCATTGGGGTAGCGGAAATGGGCGCAGAGAGGGTAACCGAGGTGATGGCGCGTGCGGATGAAGCTTTATATCAGGCCAAGCACCGTGGGCGTAATCGGGTTGAAGTAAACTACGGCAATACCGCTGCTTCAGCATAA
- a CDS encoding DUF2797 domain-containing protein has protein sequence MSIQITGTLDKLRASLDGVVSYRLPVGEEEIELNRLIGQPISLTHTGNIFCSSCGKKTKKSYAQGHCYICMSKLASCDMCIMKPETCHYAAGTCREPEWAQSHCMVDHFVYLSNTSSLKVGITRHTQIPTRWIDQGATQGLPILKVKTRHISGLLEVELAKHIADKTNWRALLKGDGQPLDLTEQAKVLLPLLEEKIAQIKAEFGEESVEVVQDSLTSLAYPVEYYPTKITSHNFDKEPQVSGILQGIKGQYLILDTGVINIRKFTSYEVEFEG, from the coding sequence ATGTCAATACAAATCACTGGCACGCTGGATAAACTGCGTGCTTCGCTCGACGGCGTTGTGTCGTATCGCCTCCCGGTCGGGGAAGAAGAAATTGAGCTCAACCGCCTGATTGGTCAGCCTATTAGCCTCACGCATACCGGCAATATTTTTTGTAGTTCATGCGGAAAAAAAACCAAGAAAAGCTACGCACAAGGCCACTGCTATATCTGTATGAGCAAACTGGCCAGCTGCGATATGTGCATTATGAAGCCCGAAACCTGCCACTACGCGGCGGGCACTTGTCGCGAACCTGAGTGGGCCCAGAGTCACTGCATGGTGGATCACTTCGTTTATCTTTCTAACACCTCTAGCCTCAAAGTGGGCATCACACGTCATACGCAAATTCCGACCCGTTGGATTGACCAAGGGGCGACGCAAGGCTTGCCAATATTGAAGGTAAAAACTCGTCATATTTCCGGTTTGCTTGAAGTGGAACTGGCGAAACACATCGCCGATAAAACCAACTGGCGTGCCCTTCTTAAAGGTGATGGCCAACCGCTCGATCTCACCGAACAAGCCAAAGTACTGTTGCCACTGCTGGAAGAGAAAATCGCTCAGATAAAAGCCGAGTTCGGCGAAGAGAGTGTTGAAGTCGTGCAAGACAGTTTAACCTCACTAGCGTATCCGGTTGAGTACTATCCAACCAAGATCACGTCGCACAACTTTGATAAAGAGCCACAAGTGAGCGGCATTTTGCAGGGAATTAAAGGGCAATACCTGATTCTAGATACTGGCGTTATCAATATTCGCAAGTTCACATCTTACGAAGTGGAATTCGAAGGCTAG
- a CDS encoding 2OG-Fe dioxygenase family protein, whose product MMLHSHENTLHLTQLSRQAIEQLSPSFATLPHTEHADGKYRLRRYSVVQMKQGKLIDLQKNNFVQSSDINRFQGDVTRQFEPIESHTLHSEGFREMCQLFAHKNNLRDGQEIEIHQIRITAIYDQTEVAPEGVHQDGFDHIAIVGIGRNNIEGGDILLYSDFHAEPFFRKVLENGEVAMLADSKLWHNAKPIRALENAQEGYMDVFVLTAKGALHELQS is encoded by the coding sequence ATGATGCTACATTCGCACGAGAACACTTTACATTTAACCCAACTGAGCCGCCAAGCGATCGAACAACTCTCTCCTTCGTTCGCGACCTTGCCACATACCGAACATGCTGATGGGAAGTACCGCCTGCGTCGCTATTCCGTGGTGCAGATGAAGCAAGGAAAGTTGATCGATCTGCAGAAAAATAACTTTGTGCAGAGTTCGGATATCAACCGTTTTCAAGGCGATGTGACAAGGCAGTTCGAACCGATCGAATCACATACGTTGCACAGTGAAGGTTTCCGCGAAATGTGTCAGCTGTTTGCCCATAAAAATAATCTGCGTGATGGGCAAGAAATTGAGATCCATCAGATCCGTATTACCGCCATTTACGACCAAACCGAAGTGGCGCCGGAAGGGGTGCACCAGGATGGGTTTGATCACATCGCTATTGTCGGCATCGGCCGTAATAACATCGAAGGCGGTGATATTCTGCTGTATAGCGACTTCCACGCCGAGCCTTTCTTTAGAAAAGTGCTAGAAAATGGCGAAGTGGCCATGCTGGCAGACAGCAAGTTGTGGCACAACGCCAAACCTATCCGCGCTCTGGAAAATGCGCAGGAAGGGTATATGGATGTGTTTGTGTTGACGGCCAAAGGGGCTTTGCATGAACTTCAATCTTGA
- the trxB gene encoding thioredoxin-disulfide reductase, which produces MSDVKHCKLLILGSGPAGYTAAVYAARANLNPVLITGMQQGGQLTTTTEVENWPGDAEGLTGPALMDRMKEHAERFATEIIFDHINQVELTSRPFRLKGDAGEYTCDALIISTGASAKYLGLDSEEAFKGRGVSACATCDGFFYRNQKVAVVGGGNTAVEEALYLSNIAAEVHLIHRRDSFRAEKILINRLMDKVQNGNIVLHTDRVLDEVLGDEMGVTGVRIKNVHSGEFEEIDVMGTFIAIGHQPNTQIFQDQLEMKDGYIVVKSGLEGNATQTSIEGVFAAGDVMDHNYRQAITSAGTGCMAALDAERYLDSLNDK; this is translated from the coding sequence ATGAGCGACGTAAAACACTGTAAATTATTAATTCTTGGGTCTGGTCCTGCGGGGTACACCGCCGCGGTTTACGCAGCTCGAGCCAACTTAAACCCAGTGCTGATTACTGGGATGCAACAAGGTGGTCAGCTCACGACCACCACTGAAGTGGAAAACTGGCCGGGCGATGCAGAAGGCCTCACTGGCCCTGCTCTGATGGATCGCATGAAAGAGCATGCAGAACGCTTTGCAACTGAAATCATCTTTGATCACATTAACCAAGTTGAACTAACTTCTCGCCCATTTCGTCTTAAAGGCGACGCTGGCGAATACACTTGTGATGCGCTGATCATCTCAACGGGCGCATCAGCCAAATACCTAGGTTTAGACTCTGAAGAAGCGTTTAAAGGTCGCGGCGTTTCAGCTTGTGCTACCTGTGATGGTTTCTTCTACCGCAATCAAAAAGTTGCGGTGGTGGGCGGCGGCAATACCGCAGTTGAAGAAGCTCTTTATCTGTCAAACATCGCTGCTGAAGTGCATCTTATCCACCGTCGTGATTCCTTCCGCGCAGAGAAAATCCTCATCAATCGTCTGATGGACAAAGTGCAAAATGGCAATATCGTGTTGCATACTGACCGCGTGTTGGATGAAGTGCTCGGCGATGAGATGGGTGTTACGGGCGTGCGCATCAAAAACGTTCACTCTGGCGAGTTCGAAGAAATTGACGTCATGGGCACGTTTATCGCTATCGGCCACCAACCAAACACGCAGATTTTCCAAGATCAGCTTGAGATGAAAGATGGTTACATCGTGGTGAAATCAGGGTTGGAAGGTAACGCAACCCAAACCAGCATCGAAGGTGTGTTTGCCGCTGGCGACGTGATGGATCACAACTATCGTCAAGCCATCACCTCAGCAGGCACTGGGTGTATGGCGGCGCTGGATGCAGAGCGCTACCTTGATTCGCTGAACGATAAATAA